TTCGCCGGGACGGTGCTGGTGGCGGCGCTGCCCTTCACGGTGCCGCGCAGCCGCAAGTGGTACGCGATCGTGCTGGCCATCGCCGGGTTCGGCGGCTGGATCGGCTTCAAGTCGGTCGACGACGTCCTCAACACCACCCCGGCCGCCTCCTGGGCCCGCGAACTCGCCCCGCTCGTCAACGAGCTCCAGGAGGTCGGCGCCGAGAAGGGCCGCGTCGAGGTCGTGCCGGCCCGCTCCCACCGGGAGGCGTCCGCGCTCGCCCCGTACGTCAACCTCGCCCGCGGCTGGAACCGCCAGGCCGACATGGAGCGCAACCCGCTCTTCTACGACGACACCCTGAACTCGGCGAACTACCACGAGTGGGTCAAGCGCTGGGCCGTGCACTTTGTGGTCGTCTCCAAGGACGAGCCGGACGGGGACGGGGCCAAGCGGGAGCGGGACCTCGTCCAGCGCGGCATGCCCTATCTGAAGCAGGTCTGGGGCGACGCCAACTGGCAGCTGTTCAAGGTCACCGACCCCACCCCGCTCGCCGAGCCCAACGCGGTCGTCGACCGCGCCGAGCAGGGCGAGATGACCCTCCAGGTGAAGAAGGCCGGCCGCATCCTCATCCGGATCCCGTACTCGCCGTGGCTGAGCGTCGTCGACGCCGACGGCAAGAGCCTGGAGCCGCCGAAGGAGACCCAGGCGTCCAAGGACCGGGCCGACGGGGAGCCGAAGACGTACGACAACGTCAACGGCTGCCTGATGGAGACGGAGGAGGACGCCCAGGGCGACAAGTGGACCGAGCTGCTCGCGCCGAAGGCGGGAACCTACCATCTGGCGGCGCCCTATCAGCTGCCGCGGGGCACGCCGTGTCCGGACGAGCTGAAGTAGGGCCGCCTACCTGACCGGGAAGGCGACGTCGCAGACGGGGTCCTCGGGCCCCGCCGCGTCCCAGTCCGCGAAGTAGATCTCCCGGCAGGGCCCCGCCTGCTCCAGGCCCTGCCCGGCGATCCACTCCTCCACCGCCTCGAAGGCGGCCACGATCTGCGGATGGGCCACCTGGGCCTTGGTGATACGGGTGTACGCGAACCGCTGGGCGGGCTCCACCCGTACCGCCGTCTCCCAGGCCCGTCCGCGCTCCGCCGCCCACGCCCGGGCCGCGGCCTCGTCGGCGACGGGCACACAGGACTCGGCGGGGCCGTCGCTCTCCATGGAGACCTCGGACTCATAGAGCACGAACGGCGCCGCCGTCACGCCCCCGCACTCCCGCGCGGCCTCCTCCAGGCGCCCCAGCGACGCCCCGATCCACGCCGGCAGCTCATCGGCCAGCGTGTGCCGCTTCTCGGTGATCACCACCTGCTCCGGCAGCTCCACCGTCTCCACCACGAACTTCCCGTACATCTCGGAGCTCCTCCCCGACAGTCGTCCACGGAGGTACTCGGCGAGCGTCCGCTGCCCGGCCAGCCGGGTCTCCACCCCGGCCCAGTACGCGGCCAGCACGTCCGCGCCCGCGACCCCGCCCGCCTCGACCACCTCGGCGATCCGCGCCAGCGGCATGTCGAGCTGCCGCAGCATCGCCACCAGCCGGGCGCGTTCCACCTGACCGGCCCGGTAGTAGCGGTAACCGCTGGCCTCGTCGACATGCGCCGGGGTCAGCAGCCCGAGCCGGTCGTACAGCCGCAGGGCCTTGGCCGAGAGCCGGGCCCGCGCGCCGAACGCGCCGATGGTGAGCAGGTCGTCGTGGGTCGGGTCGTCGTGGGTCGGGTCGTGGTCGGTCACGGGATCATCCTCGTCCTCCGTCACCGGACGGGTCTTTCCGCCCGGTGACGAGGAGGCTCTTCCCTGCCCCAGGGGCAAGGTCAACCGGCGAGCTGCGCCTCAAGGGCAGCGACCAGCTCGGCCGCCTCCGGCTCGGTCTGCGGGGAGAAGCGGGCTACGACGGTGCCGTCGCGGCCGATGAGGAACTTCTCGAAGTTCCAGCGGATGTCACCGGTGTGCCCCTCGCCGTCGGCGAAGCCGACAAGGCGGTCGTACAGCTCGTGCCGGCCCTCGCCGTTCACCTCGACCTTCTCGGTCAGCGGGAAGGTCACGCCGTACGTCGCCGAGCAGAACTCCGCGATCTCCTCGGCGCTGCCGGGCTCCTGGCCGAGGAACTGGTTGCAGGGGACGCCGAGGACGGTGAAGCCCTGGTCGGCGTACTGCTTCTGGAGGTTCTCCAGGCCCGTGTACTGCGGGGTCAGCCCGCACTTGGAGGCCACGTTCACGATCAGCACGGCCTGGCCGGCGTACTGGGAAAGGTCGGCGGCGCCGCCCTGGAGGGTGCCGATCTCGACGGAGAGGGGGGAGGCGGGGGAGTTGCTGTCAGCAGTGGTCATAAGCGGATGCTAACTCCGGTAAGTGTCGGGCCGACGTGAGGCCTCCACGAGCACGGTCCCGGCCGCCGTCCGCTCGTACAGCACCGACCGCCCCGCCCGCCGCCGCTCCACCAGCCCGGCGTCCCGCAGCACCCGCAGATGCCGGCCCACCGACCCGAGCGCCTGCCCGGTGACCGCGACCAGCTGCGTGGTGCTCAGGGGCGTCCCCAGCAGCACCAGCAGGCCGGCCCGCGCGGTCCCGACGAGCGCCCCGAGCCCCGCCGGAACGGGCCGCCGGTCGTGGTCCTCGGCGAGCACCCCGAGACACGGGTAGACGACGGCGTACCGCTCCCGCCCCTCCCACGACACCCAGCCGTTGCCCGTCGTCACCGGGACGAAGGCCAGCTCGGCGCCGGAGGCGATCTCCCGCGGCGGATAGGCGTGCGGGTTGACCTGGAACCGGCTCTCCCCGAGCCAGCGGGTCCAGGGCCGCAGCGAGTCCAGTACGGCCGCCCAGCCGCCGTGGCTGACCTGCGCGGTCCGGGCGACCACGTCGGCCTCCAGAATGCGCCGCCGGCGGTCCCAGTACGGCCGTACGGTCTCCGCCCAGACATGGGTGAGGAGCGCGGTCGCCCGCTCGGGCAGGTCGTCCCGGTCCAGGAGCGCGGGGAGCGGTCCGGCGAGGGAGACACGGAGGTTCGCGCGGGCCGCGTCGGAGCCGGCCGCCCGCACCCGGGCCACGGTCGCCTCGAAGCTCTCCCCGGCGACCGGGGTGGGGCAGACGAAGTCGGCGATCCAGGACCTGAGCGCGGCGTCGACGAGCGGGCCGGCCACCGGGTCGGCGGCGAGGAACGCGCGGTAACCCGGCAGATGCGCGCGCAGCCAGGCCTCCTCGCCCGGGTGGGCGGCGGTCCCGGCGTGCAGCAGCTTCAGACACGCGAACGTCTCGGCGAACGGGGAGAGCAGGAACCGGCTGCGGGCGAGGGTGTCGGTGCCGATCAGCCACAGGCCCATGCGTCGCAGGCCCCCTCTCCTGTGCGCGTACGACCTTTCGTATGTCGGCGAAAGATTAACGACCGGCCGGTGATCGCTCCGAGACTCCGCCGTATGCGCAGTTACCGACAGCTGTTCCGCACCCCGGAGTTCACCCCCTTCTTCCTCTCCTACGCCGCCTTCAACGCGGCCCTGACGATCGGCGGGCTCTCGCTCGCCACGCTGGTCTACCGGGCCACCGAATCGCCGCTGCTGTCGGCGCTGAGCATGTTCGGGCCGCAGCTGGCGCAGGTGCTGGGCGCGACCTTCCTGCTCTCGGGCGCCGACCGGCTGCGCCCCCGGTCGACGCTGGCCGGCACGGGTCTCGCCTACGCGGCCCTCACGGCGCTGCTCGCGCTGCCCGCACTCCCGGTCGGGGCGGTCTTCGTCGTCGTCCTCGCCCAGGGCCTGATCGCGTCGCTGGGCGGCGGAGTGACCGGCGGCCTGCTCAACGAGATCCTGCCCAAGTCCGGTTTCGTACTGGGGCGTTCGGTGTTCAACATGGCCTCCGGACTGATGCAGGTCCTCGGCTTCGCGCTGGGCGGCGGACTGCTGGCGCTGCTGTCACCCCGCACCTGCCTTCTCCTCGCGGCGACCCTCTACGCGCTCCAGGCCCTGGGCTACCGCCTGGGCCTGACCGACCGCCCCGCCCGCGCCAAGGGCCGCCTCTCGGTCCGGGCGACCTGGCACACCAACGCCGTCCTGTGGTCCTCACGCCCTCGCCGCCTCACCTACCTGGGCCTGTGGATCCCCAACGGCCTGGTGGTCGGCTGCGACTCCCTCTACGTCTCCTACGCCCCCGACGCCGCCGGTGTGCTGTTCGCGAGCGGGGCGCTGGGGATGTTCGCCGGGGATGTGGTGGTCGGCCGTTTCGTACCGCCCGCCCTGCGTCCCCGCCTTGCCACCCCGCTGCTCCTGCTGCTGGCGACGCCGTACCTGATCTTCGCCCTGCACCCGCCGATCCCCCTGGCCGCGGTGGCCGTCTGCCTCTCCAACGTCGGGTTCGCCGCGAGCCTGGTCCAGCAGGAGCGGCTGATGTCCCTCACCCCCGACGACATGGCGGGCCATGCCCTGGGCCTGCGGTCCTCCGGGATGCTCACGATGCAGGGCGTGGCGGCGGCCCTCGCGGGCACGGTGGCCCAGGTGACGTCCCCGGCGGCGGCGATGGCTATGACGGCGGGCCTGTCGGTACTGGTGACCTTGACGCTGGTGGCGGCCGGCCGACGGGAGGTGTCCGCGGCGGCTATGGAGCCGAGTCGGGCTCGCTGAACACCTCGGGGACCTTGTTGTCGAGGACGACACGGGAGAGCAGGGCGGCGAGGCGGTCGCGTTCGGCGGGGGTGAGGTGGGCGGGCAGCGCGTCGACGCGGCGGCAGGTCTCCTCGTAGAACTCCGCGGCGATCCGGGCCCCTTCGTCCGTCAGCCGGACCCGTACGGCGCGACGGTCACGGGGGTCGGGTTCCCGCCGGACGAGACCTCGCTGCACGGTCCGGTCGACGAGCCCGGTGAGGCTGGACTTGGCGAGGCCGAGGGTTTCACCGAGCTCGGTCATGCCCTGAGGATGCGACATCAGGACACAGAGGAGCTGGCCCTGCTGCGGGGTGAGGTGAAAGGCACGACTGGAGTCGGCGTACACGGCGTTGATGAGGAACGCGGAACGGACCAGGGCGGGGACTATGCCCAGGGGGTGGCCGACGGGGGTGGTGGGTGGGTTGGGCATTGGGGCAGCTTAGTCGGGGGGTTGGGCGGCTTGGCGGGCCTGGGCGAGGGTTGTGCGGGTGGCCTCGGTCTTGGGGTGGGTCCCACCGAAAACAGATTCGTGTTGGGCGAGGACGGCTTCCAGGACGGGGATGCCTCGGTCCAGGTCCCCGCCCCGGACGTAGGCGACGCCGAGGTTGTTGCGGCAGGTGAGGCTGAGCGGGTCCATGAGGCCCAGGGTTTCTTCGAGACGGGCGAGCGTGGCCTCCAGGAGAGGGACGGCTCGATCCAGGGCCAGGGCTGCGGAGAAGGCGAGGGCGAGGTTGTTGCGGCAGGTGAGGCTGAGCGGGTCCATGAGGCCGAGGGATTCTTCCAGCAGGGCGAGGGTGGCCTCCAGAAGGGGGATCGCCCGGTCCGGGTCTCCGGCCTCGACGTAGGCGATACCGAGGTTGTTGCGGCAGGTCAGGGTGTTCCGGTGAGTGTCCCCAAGAGCTGATTCGTACTGCGCGAGGACGGCTTCCAGGAGGGGGACGGCCCGGTCCAGGTCCCCGGCTTCGCCATAGGCGCTGCCGAGGTCGCAGCGGGCGATGAGGGTTGCCATGGCTGTGTCACCGAAGTCCTGCTCGCATTGGGCGAGGACCAGCTGACGCAAGACGACGGTCTGGGCATCGCGCTGCTGGTGGAACAGGAACTGGGCGGCTGCGAGGTAGGCGTGGGCCATCTCCTGGGACGGGACGCTGTGGGGCGGGCTGCTCTCGGCCAGCGCGTCGATGTGGGGGAGGACCTCCTGCCACTGGTCCGCGTCGGAAGCGTCGTCCTCGCCGAGCGACAGCACGGCTTCCTGAAGCACGTGCTCGGCATCCAGCCGCCCTTCAGCCCGCCCCCGCAAAACCGTCTGCACCAACCGATGCACACTCACGAACCGCTGCCCGCTGAACCCCACCATGTTGTACGAGTGCAGCACCCCGAGCGCCCGGTTCAACGCCACCGCGTCCCGCGCCAACGGCTTCAACAACCCCCGCGGAATATCATCCGGCGCCATCCAGGCCATAGCCTCCAACAACCGCACCGCCGACGGATCCCGCCCCGAGATCGCCCCCAGTGTCTGGTCCCAGATCCTCGCGATCGTCCGCTCCGGATCGATCCCCGCGCTCACCTCGTCCAACACGAGTCCCAGCGACCGCCGATACTCCTCCAACCCGGCCCCGGTCTCGTACACATACGCACCCGCCTGCTCCAAGGCCAGCGGCAGACACCCGAGCACCCGCGCCAACTCCGTCGCCGCACCCCACTCCTCATGGGTCGGAGCCCGGCCCAAAAACGCGAGCCGGGTCAGCAGATCGACGGCCTCCTCCAACGGCAGCAGCCCCAGCGCCATGGACGGAGCCACCGCGTGCCAGCCCGTGGCCTTACGGCTCGTCGCCAGATGGTGGCCCCGGTGCAGTGTCCCCACGTACGGCTTCAGCACCCCCGGATCCTCGACGTTGTCGAAGACCAGCAACCACCCCGCGTGCTCCTGCAACCACAGCAGCGCCCACGCGGCCCGCTCGTCCGGCCCGGCCGCCCCCGCCCACTGCGGGCACAACGCCATGGCCAGCCCGCCAAGGCCCGTGACGATCGACTCGGCCGTCTCCGCGGTGATCCACCACACCAGCGTGTACGCGTCCCGATAGCGCGCGGCGTACTGCAAGGCCAGCGTGCTCTTGCCGACGCCGCCCAGGCCGTGGATCGCCCGCACGGCCGTCTGCTGGGTCACCGCCGCCGTACCGCCACCGGTCAACAGCGAGCGAAGTTCGGCCAGTTCGTCCTCCCGGCCCACGAACACCCCGGACGCCGATCCGGGCAGAAACCCCGCCCCCGCCGGTGCCTCCACCGTCCGCGCCCAGTGGACGGCCGCCGCCGGCAGGACGACGACACGCGCGTTGTCCCCGCTGACGGCGACGCCGATCGACTCGCCGGCCGCGATGGCCCGTTCCCCGGACGCCGAGGGACCCGGACCGTGCTCGGTGTTCACCGCTTCGCGGGACCGGGCCCGTCACCGGTGATCGCGACGCCGATATCGCGACCCGCGGCGATCGACCGCTCCCCGGACGCGACGACGACCACCGGACCGCCGCCGCCGTCGCTCGGCAGCAGCGCCGCCAACTCGCCCTCCAGCGCGGGGTCCTTGCTCAGCGCCTTGCGGATCACCTGGCGTAGGGCGCCCAGGGCGTCCTCGCTGCCGGGGTCGGCGACCGCGTCCGCCACAGCCTCCGCCAGCGCCTCCCGGACCCGTTCGTCGGCCCGCTCGTGGGTGGTCCGGAGGAGGCTGCGACCCACCTCCGCCGGTCCGCTCACCACCGGCACGCCGTCGCTGTCCAGCACCTGTTCCCCGTGCGCCCCCAGCGACTCCCGCAGAAAGGGCGTCATCCCGTCCACGAACCCGGCGTCCGCCATCCCAAGGCCCCCAATCTCCCGCTAGCAGTAATACAGGGCGTGACGCGCGGCCGGTGATGAAGAGCCCAATCCGCACGTTTCCGTTATGACAGGCACCCTTGACAGCGTGCGTACTGTTTCGCGACGTTTGAGCCCCACCGCGGGACGCGGCCGGCGCGTCATGGGGGGAACTGGGGGGAGCGATCGCCCATGCGATCCATGAGCAACTCCATGAGGAACCAGAGAAGTCAGAGAAGCCAGAGAAGCCAGAGAAATCAGGGAAGCCAGATCA
This DNA window, taken from Streptomyces sp. NBC_00663, encodes the following:
- a CDS encoding MerR family transcriptional regulator translates to MTDHDPTHDDPTHDDLLTIGAFGARARLSAKALRLYDRLGLLTPAHVDEASGYRYYRAGQVERARLVAMLRQLDMPLARIAEVVEAGGVAGADVLAAYWAGVETRLAGQRTLAEYLRGRLSGRSSEMYGKFVVETVELPEQVVITEKRHTLADELPAWIGASLGRLEEAARECGGVTAAPFVLYESEVSMESDGPAESCVPVADEAAARAWAAERGRAWETAVRVEPAQRFAYTRITKAQVAHPQIVAAFEAVEEWIAGQGLEQAGPCREIYFADWDAAGPEDPVCDVAFPVR
- a CDS encoding glutathione peroxidase, yielding MTTADSNSPASPLSVEIGTLQGGAADLSQYAGQAVLIVNVASKCGLTPQYTGLENLQKQYADQGFTVLGVPCNQFLGQEPGSAEEIAEFCSATYGVTFPLTEKVEVNGEGRHELYDRLVGFADGEGHTGDIRWNFEKFLIGRDGTVVARFSPQTEPEAAELVAALEAQLAG
- a CDS encoding ArsR/SmtB family transcription factor, whose amino-acid sequence is MGLWLIGTDTLARSRFLLSPFAETFACLKLLHAGTAAHPGEEAWLRAHLPGYRAFLAADPVAGPLVDAALRSWIADFVCPTPVAGESFEATVARVRAAGSDAARANLRVSLAGPLPALLDRDDLPERATALLTHVWAETVRPYWDRRRRILEADVVARTAQVSHGGWAAVLDSLRPWTRWLGESRFQVNPHAYPPREIASGAELAFVPVTTGNGWVSWEGRERYAVVYPCLGVLAEDHDRRPVPAGLGALVGTARAGLLVLLGTPLSTTQLVAVTGQALGSVGRHLRVLRDAGLVERRRAGRSVLYERTAAGTVLVEASRRPDTYRS
- a CDS encoding MFS transporter, whose product is MRSYRQLFRTPEFTPFFLSYAAFNAALTIGGLSLATLVYRATESPLLSALSMFGPQLAQVLGATFLLSGADRLRPRSTLAGTGLAYAALTALLALPALPVGAVFVVVLAQGLIASLGGGVTGGLLNEILPKSGFVLGRSVFNMASGLMQVLGFALGGGLLALLSPRTCLLLAATLYALQALGYRLGLTDRPARAKGRLSVRATWHTNAVLWSSRPRRLTYLGLWIPNGLVVGCDSLYVSYAPDAAGVLFASGALGMFAGDVVVGRFVPPALRPRLATPLLLLLATPYLIFALHPPIPLAAVAVCLSNVGFAASLVQQERLMSLTPDDMAGHALGLRSSGMLTMQGVAAALAGTVAQVTSPAAAMAMTAGLSVLVTLTLVAAGRREVSAAAMEPSRAR
- a CDS encoding MarR family winged helix-turn-helix transcriptional regulator; amino-acid sequence: MPNPPTTPVGHPLGIVPALVRSAFLINAVYADSSRAFHLTPQQGQLLCVLMSHPQGMTELGETLGLAKSSLTGLVDRTVQRGLVRREPDPRDRRAVRVRLTDEGARIAAEFYEETCRRVDALPAHLTPAERDRLAALLSRVVLDNKVPEVFSEPDSAP
- a CDS encoding tetratricopeptide repeat protein, which gives rise to MNTEHGPGPSASGERAIAAGESIGVAVSGDNARVVVLPAAAVHWARTVEAPAGAGFLPGSASGVFVGREDELAELRSLLTGGGTAAVTQQTAVRAIHGLGGVGKSTLALQYAARYRDAYTLVWWITAETAESIVTGLGGLAMALCPQWAGAAGPDERAAWALLWLQEHAGWLLVFDNVEDPGVLKPYVGTLHRGHHLATSRKATGWHAVAPSMALGLLPLEEAVDLLTRLAFLGRAPTHEEWGAATELARVLGCLPLALEQAGAYVYETGAGLEEYRRSLGLVLDEVSAGIDPERTIARIWDQTLGAISGRDPSAVRLLEAMAWMAPDDIPRGLLKPLARDAVALNRALGVLHSYNMVGFSGQRFVSVHRLVQTVLRGRAEGRLDAEHVLQEAVLSLGEDDASDADQWQEVLPHIDALAESSPPHSVPSQEMAHAYLAAAQFLFHQQRDAQTVVLRQLVLAQCEQDFGDTAMATLIARCDLGSAYGEAGDLDRAVPLLEAVLAQYESALGDTHRNTLTCRNNLGIAYVEAGDPDRAIPLLEATLALLEESLGLMDPLSLTCRNNLALAFSAALALDRAVPLLEATLARLEETLGLMDPLSLTCRNNLGVAYVRGGDLDRGIPVLEAVLAQHESVFGGTHPKTEATRTTLAQARQAAQPPD